CAGCATTAATGACGCCAGTATTAAAATTTTATATGATGTATTTCTGAACAACCTGAACACAACCTGAACACTATTGTAGATTTATTAATATAAATTAACAGTTGCTCCAGAGAGGGATTATAATTTCGGATAATTGTTCAGGATGGCTATGTCTTCCGGAAAGTCTGCCCGGAGTTTTATGTGCCGGCAGGATTGATTATTCTGTTATTGAAAATTTTTCAGATGCTATGAGAATGAGGGAAGATGCTGATTATGGATGTTTTTATAATGCTGAATCAGCTGAATTTGTGGTAAATGCTGCTGAGTGTGCACTCCGGACAGCTAATGACATTCTAAAATAAGATGAAATAGAGTAAATTCTAATCATTCAGGCATAACCGCTCTGACTGTCCCGGAGAAGGGTGCCGTTTTCAGCTGTAACATTAATGTGTATATTCACCCGTTCGCCCGGACTTTTGGTGCTTTTGGCTGAAACATATTTCTGTATGTCTGATTTTTTTAGGTTTTGAGATGCAGCCTTTAATGAATGGATAACAATGAAAAAAAATAAATTATCTGTCCATAACTATCATAATGAACCTGCAGATCCTTCCTGAACCAGGTGATGAGGGAGGATATACTATATGTGCCGCCTCTTCCGGGCTTCGCATAAGCGAAGGCGATAATAAAGAGGGAGCTTTTAATAATATCCGTGAAGCTATTGTAGCTCTATCCCGAGCCTGTTAAAGATGAGATGTTTCTAAGTGACAGAGCTGAGCAGATCGAGATGGCATTACAATATGGGGTAAAATGAAATATCTATATAAAATCACATTAATATTTACCAATACGGCTATTAAGGATATGGAATTACTTCCAGGTTAGGGACTCTTGAAAAATCCTTTACGTTTCTTGTCAGGACTTTTGCTCCATTGTAAAGGGCTATTGCTGCAATCAACTCATCAAAAGTCCCAATGTGATTACCATTTTTTTCAAGCATTGATGATAAGATTCCATATTCTGAATAATAATTTTCTTCAAAGCCGAGAACCACTATTTCTTCCATCAGGGTTCTTATAGCTTCAAGTTCCCTTTCCTTTTTCAGAGATTTGTATGCCCCCCTGTGCAGTTCAAAAATGTTGACAAATGTTGTTACACAGGGTTCACCAGAATTTAGAAGGTATTCAAATTTATTTAATATTGGTGAATTATTATTTTTCTTATTGCCGCATCTTATATAATCTACCAGGAAGGTGGTGTCGAGGATTATCATTCACTCGAGATCCTTTATTAACTGATCTGCATCTTCATCAGATATTGTCTTTCCTGATCTCTGAAATTCTCTATATGACTCCAATATACTTTTTCTTTTAGGTAATACTCTCAGAATAACACTCGTAAAACTTTCTTCATCTGATTGTTTCCATGTTTTAAGGCGCTCATATGCTTCTTCTGAAACGTTTATACTTTTAGTTCCCATATATTCACCTATAGTCATATTCAGCAATAAATGTTTCACAATTATCAATCAGAGAATATCTGAGGATTTAAATTTGAGAATGTGGATTAAAATCTGACAATATGGATTAAAATCTGACAATGTGAATTAAACTTTGACAATGTGGATTAAACTTTGACAATATGGATTAAAATCTGACAATGTGAATTAAAATCCGACAATGTGAATTAAAATCCGACAATGTGAATTAAAATCTGACAATGTGGATTAAAATCTGACAATGTGAATTAAACTTTGACAATGTGGATTAAACTTTGACAATGTGGATTAAAAGCAAATTTTGAAAATTTTTTTCAGGTTTTAAGTAATCTATCTTCAGGCATAACCGCTCTGACTGTCCCAAAGAAGGGTGCCGTTTTCAGCTGTAATATTAATGTGTATATTCACCCGTTCGCCCGGACTTTTGGTGATGT
The sequence above is a segment of the Methanoplanus limicola DSM 2279 genome. Coding sequences within it:
- a CDS encoding type II toxin-antitoxin system VapC family toxin, producing the protein MIILDTTFLVDYIRCGNKKNNNSPILNKFEYLLNSGEPCVTTFVNIFELHRGAYKSLKKERELEAIRTLMEEIVVLGFEENYYSEYGILSSMLEKNGNHIGTFDELIAAIALYNGAKVLTRNVKDFSRVPNLEVIPYP
- a CDS encoding antitoxin VapB family protein, which encodes MGTKSINVSEEAYERLKTWKQSDEESFTSVILRVLPKRKSILESYREFQRSGKTISDEDADQLIKDLE